The following is a genomic window from Pseudomonas purpurea.
CACCACGGAAGTCGACAACTGGCCCGGTGACGTCGAAGGCCTCACAGGCCCCGTGCTGATGGAGCGCATGCAAAAACACGCCGAGCGCTTTGACACGGCGATCGTCTACGACCACATCCACACCGCAGAGTTGCAACAGCGCCCGTTCACCCTCACAGGTGACAGCGGCACCTACACCTGCGATGCCCTGATCATTGCCACGGGCGCTTCCGCGCAGTACCTGGGCTTGCCGTCCGAAGACGCGTTCGCCGGCAAAGGCGTTTCCGCCTGCGCCACCTGTGACGGCTTCTTCTACCGCAACCAGGTCGTGGCCGTGGTCGGCGGCGGCAACACCGCGGTCGAAGAAGCGCTGTACCTCGCCAACATCGCCAAGGAAGTGCACCTGGTGCACCGCCGCGACAAACTGCGCTCGGAGAAGATCCTGCAAGACAAGCTCTTCGAAAAGGCCAGGACCGGGAATATCCGCCTGCACTGGAACCAGAATCTGGACGAAGTGCTGGGCGATACCAGCGGGGTCACTGGCGCTCGCCTGCGCGACAGCCTGACCGGCGAAACAAAGGAACTGGCCCTCACCGGCGTCTTCATCGCCATCGGCCATAAACCCAATACCGATCTGTTTCAGGGCCAGCTGT
Proteins encoded in this region:
- the trxB gene encoding thioredoxin-disulfide reductase, which translates into the protein MSEAKHSRLIILGSGPAGYSAAVYAARANLKPTVITGLQAGGQLTTTTEVDNWPGDVEGLTGPVLMERMQKHAERFDTAIVYDHIHTAELQQRPFTLTGDSGTYTCDALIIATGASAQYLGLPSEDAFAGKGVSACATCDGFFYRNQVVAVVGGGNTAVEEALYLANIAKEVHLVHRRDKLRSEKILQDKLFEKARTGNIRLHWNQNLDEVLGDTSGVTGARLRDSLTGETKELALTGVFIAIGHKPNTDLFQGQLSMRNGYLLVKGGSEGDATATEIEGVFAAGDVADHVYRQAVTSAGAGCMAALDAEKYLDDN